The Leclercia adecarboxylata region ACGCCGGTGGCGTGGTTATTGCTCCCACGAAAATCACCGACTTCGCGCCGCTCTACTGCGATGAATCAGGCCTGCACCCGGTCACGCAGTTTGACAAAAACGACGTGGAATACGCGGGTCTGGTGAAGTTTGACTTCCTGGGCTTGCGTACGCTCACCATCATCGACTGGGCGCTGAAGATGATCAACCCGCGCCGGGCCAAACAGGGCCTGGAGCCGATTGATATCGCCGCGATCCCGCTGGATGACAAGAAAAGCTTCGATATGCTGCAGCGCTCGGAGACCACGGCGGTCTTCCAGCTTGAATCCCGCGGCATGAAAGATCTGATCAAGCGCCTGCAGCCTGACTGCTTCGAAGATATGATCGCCCTGGTGGCGCTGTTCCGTCCGGGGCCGCTGCAGTCAGGGATGGTAGATAACTTTATTGACCGTAAGCATGGCCGGGAGGAGCTCTCCTATCCGGACGTGCAGTGGCAGCACGAAAGCCTGAAACCGGTACTGGAGCCGACCTACGGCATCATCCTGTATCAGGAACAGGTTATGCAGATTGCCCAGGTGCTCTCTGGCTACACCCTCGGCGGCGCGGACATGCTGCGTCGTGCGATGGGTAAGAAAAAGCCGGAAGAGATGGCCAAGCAGCGCGGCACCTTCGAAGAAGGGGCGAAGAAAAACGGCATTGACGGCGAACTGGCGATGAAAATCTTCGATCTGGTAGAGAAATTCGCCGGATACGGGTTTAACAAGTCCCACTCCGCCGCCTATGCGCTGGTCTCCTATCAGACGCTGTGGCTGAAGGCACACTACCCGGCCGAGTTTATGGCGGCGGTAATGACTGCCGATATGGACAACACCGAAAAGGTGGTCGGTCTGGTGGACGAGTGCTGGCGCATGGGGCTGAAAATTCTGCCGCCGGACATCAACTCCGGGCAGTATCATTTCCACGTCAATGACGACGGCGAGATCGTTTACGGTATCGGCGCGATTAAAGGCGTGGGTGAAGGCCCGATTGAAGCCATCATCGAAGCCCGTAACCAGGGCGGCTATTTCCGTGAGCTGTTCGACCTGTGCGCACGCACGGATATCAAGAAGCTCAACCGCCGGGTGCTGGAAAAGCTGATCATGTCCGGGGCGTTTGACCGTCTCGGGCCGCATCGTGCGGCGCTGATGAACTCGCTGGCCGATGCGCTGAAGGCTGCCGACCAGCACTCAAAAGCCGAAGCCATCGGGCAGGCGGATATGTTTGGCGTGCTGGCGGAAGAGCCGGAGCAGATCGAACAGTCCTATGCCAGCTGTCAGCCGTGGCCGGAACAGACCGTGCTGGATGGCGAGCGCGAAACCCTGGGCCTGTACCTGACCGGGCACCCAATTAATCAGTACATTAAAGAAATTGAGCGCTATGTCGGAGGCTACCGGCTGAAAGACATGCATCCGACAGAACGTGGTAAGATGACTACGGCTGCGGGGCTCGTCATTGCCGCGAGGGTTATGGTCACCAAACGCGGCAATCGTATCGGCATCTGTACGCTGGATGACCGTTCCGGGCGGCTGGAGGTGATGTTATTCACCGACGCTCTGGATAAATATCAGCAGTTGCTGGAAAAAGACCGCATACTTATCGTCAGCGGACAGGTCAGCTTTGATGACTTCAGCGGGGGGCTTAAAATGACCGCCCGCGAAGTGATGGACATTGACGAAGCCCGGGAAAAATATGCTCGCGGGCTTGCTATCTCGCTGACGGACAGGCAAATTGATGACCAGCTTTTAAACCGACTCCGTCAGTCTCTGGAACCCCACCGCTCGGGGACCATTCCAGTACATCTCTACTATCAGAGGGCGGATGCGCGTGCACGGTTGCGCTTTGGTGCGTCGTGGCGTGTCTCTCCGAGCGATCGTTTACTTAACGATCTCCGTGGCCTCATTGGTTCGGAGCAGGTGGAACTGGAGTTTGACTAATACAGGAATACTATGAGTCTGAATTTCCTTGATTTCGAACAGCCGATTGCAGAGCTGGAAGCGAAAATCGATTCTCTGACTGCCGTGGGCCGTCAGGATGAAAAACTGGATATTAACATCGACGAAGAAGTGCATCGTCTGCGTGAAAAAAGCGTAGAACTGACGCGCAAAATTTTTGCCGATCTCGGCGCATGGCAGGTGGCCCAACTGGCTCGCCATCCTCAGCGTCCGTACACCCTGGATTATGTCCGCCTGGCGTTTGATGAATTTGACGAACTGGCAGGTGACCGCGCATACGCTGACGATAAAGCTATCGTCGGCGGTATTGCCCGTCTGGACGGTCGTCCGGTGATGATCATTGGCCACCAGAAAGGGCGCGAAACCAAAGAAAAGATTCGCCGCAATTTCGGTATGCCAGCCCCAGAAGGCTACCGTAAAGCCCTGCGTCTGATGGAAATGGCCGAGCGTTTCAACATGCCGATCGTAACCTTCATCGACACCCCGGGCGCGTATCCGGGCGTGGGCGCGGAAGAGCGTGGTCAGTCTGAAGCGATTGCCCGTAACCTGCGTGAAATGTCGCGCCTGAGCGTACCGGTTATCTGTACCGTTATCGGTGAAGGTGGCTCCGGTGGTGCGCTGGCGATTGGCGTGGGTGATAAAGTGAATATGCTGCAGTACAGCACCTATTCCGTTATCTCTCCGGAAGGTTGTGCGTCCATTCTGTGGAAAAGCGCCGATAAAGCGCCGCTGGCTGCGGAAGCGATGGGCATTATCGCCCCACGCCTGAAAGAGCTGAAGCTGATCGATACCGTTATCCCGGAACCGCTGGGTGGCGCGCACCGTAAGCCAGAAGTTATGGCCGCGTCTCTGAAGGCACAGCTGCTGGCTGACCTCGCAGACCTCGACGTGCTGAGCAAAGAAGATCTGCTGAACCGTCGTTATCAGCGTCTGATGAGCTACGGTTACGCATAAGCTACGCAATAATCTTAAAAAGCCGCACAGTGTTGCGGCTTTTTTTATACCCATTGTTTACCTCAACTATGCTTAGCTAATGTTTTTCAAGGAGGTAAACCGTGAACATCATTGCCATTATGGGGCCGCACGGCGTCTTTTATAAAGACGAACCCATCAAGGAGCTGGAGCAGGCGCTGTCAGCGCGCGGGTTTCAACTTATCTGGCCGCAGAACAGCGCCGATCTACTGAAATTTATCGAACATAATCCCCGCATCTGTGGCGTCATCTTCGACTGGGACGAGTACGATCTGGAATTATGCAGCGACATCAACCAGCTCAATGAATATCTGCCGCTGTACGCCTTTATCAATACCCACTCCACGATGGATGTCAGCGCCAACGACATGCGGATGGCGCTGTGGTTCTTTGAGTATTCCCTGGGAATTGCGGACGATATCGCCAACCGTATCCAGCAATACACCGGCGAATACCTGGATACCATCACTCCGCCGTTTACCCGTGCGCTTTTCACCTATGTGAAAGAGGGCAAATACACCTTCTGCACGCCGGGCCACATGGCCGGGACCGCGTATCAGAAAAGCCCGGTAGGCTGTCTGTTCTATGATTTCTTTGGCGGCAACACCCTGAAGGCGGATGTTTCGATCTCGGTGACGGAGCTGGGATCGCTGCTGGATCATACCGGCCCGCATCTTGAGGCTGAAGAGTATATTGCCCGTACTTTTGGTGCTGAGCAGAGCTATATGGTGACCAACGGCACCTCGACGTCGAACAAGATTGTCGGCATGTATGCCGCACCGGCGGGCAGCACCCTGCTGATCGATCGTAACTGTCACAAATCACTGGCGCATCTGCTGATGATGAGCGACGTCGTGCCGCTCTGGCTCTCGCCTACACGAAATGCACTGGGTATTCTGGGCGGGATCCCGCGCCGGGAGTTTTCCCATGCGGCCATTGAACGCAAAGTGGCGGCTGTGCCGGGGGCGAGCTGGCCGGTTCATGCGGTGATCACTAACTCCACCTATGACGGTCTGCTGTATAACACCAACTGGGTGAAACAGACTCTGGATGTGCCCTCGATCCATTTTGATTCTGCGTGGGTGCCCTATACCAATTTTCATCCGATCTATGCTGGTAAAAGCGGGATGAGCGGTGAGCGCCAGCCGGGAAAAGTGTTCTTCGAAACTCAGTCCACGCACAAAATGCTGGCGGCCTTTTCTCAGGCTTCGCTGATCCACATTAAAGGTGAGTACGACGAAGAGACCTTCAACGAAGCCTTTATGATGCACACCACCACGTCGCCCAGCTATCCGCTGGTGGCCTCGATTGAGACCGCCGCGGCAATGCTGCGCGGTAATCCCGGTAAGCGCCTGATAAACCGATCCGTTGAGCGCGCCCTGCATTTTCGCAAAGAGGTCCAGCGTCTTAAGGATGAGGCCGACGGCTGGTTCTTCGATATCTGGCAGCCGGACGATATCGACGAAGCTGAATGCTGGCCGGTTGCGCCGGGAGAGAGCTGGCATGGCTTTCGCGATGCCGATGCGGATCATATGTTCCTCGATCCGGTCAAAGTCACCATCCTGACGCCGGGTATGGACGAGCACGGAGAGATGAGTGAAGAGGGGATCCCGGCGGCGCTGGTTGCGAAATTCCTCGATGAGCGCGGCGTGGTTGTCGAAAAGACCGGGCCGTACAACCTGCTATTCCTGTTCAGCATTGGTATCGACAAAACCCGGGCGATGGGATTGCTGCGCGGGCTGATGGAG contains the following coding sequences:
- a CDS encoding lysine decarboxylase LdcC, whose product is MNIIAIMGPHGVFYKDEPIKELEQALSARGFQLIWPQNSADLLKFIEHNPRICGVIFDWDEYDLELCSDINQLNEYLPLYAFINTHSTMDVSANDMRMALWFFEYSLGIADDIANRIQQYTGEYLDTITPPFTRALFTYVKEGKYTFCTPGHMAGTAYQKSPVGCLFYDFFGGNTLKADVSISVTELGSLLDHTGPHLEAEEYIARTFGAEQSYMVTNGTSTSNKIVGMYAAPAGSTLLIDRNCHKSLAHLLMMSDVVPLWLSPTRNALGILGGIPRREFSHAAIERKVAAVPGASWPVHAVITNSTYDGLLYNTNWVKQTLDVPSIHFDSAWVPYTNFHPIYAGKSGMSGERQPGKVFFETQSTHKMLAAFSQASLIHIKGEYDEETFNEAFMMHTTTSPSYPLVASIETAAAMLRGNPGKRLINRSVERALHFRKEVQRLKDEADGWFFDIWQPDDIDEAECWPVAPGESWHGFRDADADHMFLDPVKVTILTPGMDEHGEMSEEGIPAALVAKFLDERGVVVEKTGPYNLLFLFSIGIDKTRAMGLLRGLMEFKRAYDLNLRVRNMLPDLYAEDPDFYRNMRIQDLAKGIHKLIRQHDLPRLMLQAFDVLPEMKLTPHHAWQRQVKGEVETIDLEDLVGRVSANMILPYPPGVPLLMPGEMITEKSRAVLDFLLMLCSIGRHYPGFETDIHGARRDENGIYRVRVLKAP
- the accA gene encoding acetyl-CoA carboxylase carboxyl transferase subunit alpha, which encodes MSLNFLDFEQPIAELEAKIDSLTAVGRQDEKLDINIDEEVHRLREKSVELTRKIFADLGAWQVAQLARHPQRPYTLDYVRLAFDEFDELAGDRAYADDKAIVGGIARLDGRPVMIIGHQKGRETKEKIRRNFGMPAPEGYRKALRLMEMAERFNMPIVTFIDTPGAYPGVGAEERGQSEAIARNLREMSRLSVPVICTVIGEGGSGGALAIGVGDKVNMLQYSTYSVISPEGCASILWKSADKAPLAAEAMGIIAPRLKELKLIDTVIPEPLGGAHRKPEVMAASLKAQLLADLADLDVLSKEDLLNRRYQRLMSYGYA
- the dnaE gene encoding DNA polymerase III subunit alpha, with the translated sequence MAEPRFVHLRVHSDYSMIDGLAKTGPLVKKAAALGMPALAITDFTNLCGLVKFYGTAHGAGMKPLIGADFHVQSELLADEMTQITVLAMNNTGYQNLTLLISRAYQRGYGPQGPWIDREWLAELNEGLLLISGGRMGDIGRCLLRGNTALVEQCVGFYKDYFPDRFYLELIRTGRPDEETYLHAAVALAEEHGLPVVASNDVRFINADDFDAHEIRVAIHDGFTLDDPKRPRNYSPQQYMRSEEEMCELFSDIPEALENSVEIAKRCNVTVRLGEYFLPQFPTGDMTTEDFLVMKSKEGLEERLEFLFPDPAIRAEKRPEYDERLDVELQVINQMGFPGYFLIVMEFIQWSKDNGVPVGPGRGSGAGSLVAYALKITDLDPLEFDLLFERFLNPERVSMPDFDVDFCMEKRDQVIEHVAEMYGRDAVSQIITFGTMAAKAVIRDVGRVLGHPYGFVDRISKLVPPDPGMTLAKAFEAEPQLPEIYEADEEVKALIDMARKLEGVTRNAGKHAGGVVIAPTKITDFAPLYCDESGLHPVTQFDKNDVEYAGLVKFDFLGLRTLTIIDWALKMINPRRAKQGLEPIDIAAIPLDDKKSFDMLQRSETTAVFQLESRGMKDLIKRLQPDCFEDMIALVALFRPGPLQSGMVDNFIDRKHGREELSYPDVQWQHESLKPVLEPTYGIILYQEQVMQIAQVLSGYTLGGADMLRRAMGKKKPEEMAKQRGTFEEGAKKNGIDGELAMKIFDLVEKFAGYGFNKSHSAAYALVSYQTLWLKAHYPAEFMAAVMTADMDNTEKVVGLVDECWRMGLKILPPDINSGQYHFHVNDDGEIVYGIGAIKGVGEGPIEAIIEARNQGGYFRELFDLCARTDIKKLNRRVLEKLIMSGAFDRLGPHRAALMNSLADALKAADQHSKAEAIGQADMFGVLAEEPEQIEQSYASCQPWPEQTVLDGERETLGLYLTGHPINQYIKEIERYVGGYRLKDMHPTERGKMTTAAGLVIAARVMVTKRGNRIGICTLDDRSGRLEVMLFTDALDKYQQLLEKDRILIVSGQVSFDDFSGGLKMTAREVMDIDEAREKYARGLAISLTDRQIDDQLLNRLRQSLEPHRSGTIPVHLYYQRADARARLRFGASWRVSPSDRLLNDLRGLIGSEQVELEFD